From the genome of Pelagicoccus sp. SDUM812003, one region includes:
- the folK gene encoding 2-amino-4-hydroxy-6-hydroxymethyldihydropteridine diphosphokinase, with protein MIEAFLGLGSNLGDRFGNIRKAARLLEQDECIHDLELSPLYRTAPIGKTDQGWFINAVARVKTTRPPESLLELCLAVEKALKRERVERWGPRTLDIDILLYGAEEVDRKGLQIPHPRLGERAFALRPLTDLAPGAEVAGQPVASLLAKVEDQAVERVPQCVAVIGASPKEDRYANRAQRLLMESGYRVFPVSPTGAEILGVAGGRSLQECDEDVDTVTLYIGSGRVEGVVDEIVSRHPRRVIFNPGTENALAQKRLRAEGIEAQEACTLVLLRTGQF; from the coding sequence ATGATTGAGGCTTTTCTAGGCTTGGGGTCCAATCTTGGCGATCGCTTCGGAAATATCCGCAAAGCGGCTCGCTTGCTCGAGCAGGACGAGTGTATCCACGATTTGGAGTTGTCGCCGCTCTATCGTACCGCTCCGATCGGCAAGACGGACCAGGGCTGGTTTATCAACGCGGTGGCTAGGGTGAAAACGACGCGCCCCCCCGAGTCCTTGCTGGAGCTTTGCCTTGCGGTGGAGAAGGCCTTGAAGCGCGAACGCGTCGAACGGTGGGGGCCTCGAACGCTGGATATCGACATCCTGCTCTATGGGGCCGAGGAGGTGGATCGCAAAGGGCTGCAGATTCCGCATCCACGCTTGGGCGAGCGAGCCTTCGCCCTAAGGCCATTGACGGATCTGGCCCCTGGTGCGGAGGTTGCAGGTCAGCCGGTCGCAAGCCTGCTGGCGAAGGTCGAGGATCAGGCGGTCGAGCGCGTGCCCCAGTGCGTGGCGGTGATCGGGGCGAGCCCGAAGGAGGATCGATATGCCAATCGTGCCCAGCGCCTGCTGATGGAAAGCGGGTATCGCGTTTTTCCAGTTTCGCCTACCGGGGCCGAGATCCTAGGCGTCGCGGGCGGGCGCAGCTTGCAGGAGTGTGATGAGGATGTGGATACGGTGACCCTCTACATCGGCTCGGGTCGAGTGGAGGGCGTAGTGGACGAGATCGTGTCGCGCCACCCACGCCGCGTCATCTTCAATCCAGGAACGGAAAACGCCCTCGCGCAGAAACGCTTGAGGGCGGAGGGTATCGAAGCGCAGGAGGCTTGCACGCTCGTGCTGCTGCGAACCGGGCAGTTTTGA
- a CDS encoding prepilin-type N-terminal cleavage/methylation domain-containing protein has protein sequence MNVKRSSAKGFTLIEIMIVVAIIGVLAFIAIPAFQKYLRNARAATFSSDVRTLAHAGAQYLLESGWYVNNTDSGTFPPELEGYFSERKFNLGTSLGGVWDFEQFGLGDFSSAVGVHGPSHGDDVFVLVDQAIDDGNLSTGLFQKLAADRYYYVIED, from the coding sequence ATGAATGTGAAACGAAGTTCCGCCAAAGGCTTCACGCTCATAGAGATTATGATCGTCGTCGCCATCATCGGCGTACTCGCTTTCATCGCCATACCTGCTTTCCAGAAATACCTTCGCAACGCGCGAGCCGCCACCTTCAGTTCCGACGTGCGCACCCTTGCCCATGCTGGAGCTCAGTATCTGCTCGAGTCAGGCTGGTACGTGAATAATACCGATTCGGGCACATTCCCCCCAGAACTCGAAGGCTATTTCTCCGAAAGAAAGTTCAACCTCGGCACCTCCCTCGGAGGCGTATGGGACTTCGAACAATTCGGCCTGGGAGACTTCTCCTCCGCGGTCGGAGTGCACGGTCCATCTCATGGCGATGATGTTTTCGTACTCGTAGATCAAGCGATCGACGATGGCAACCTGTCCACTGGACTCTTCCAGAAACTGGCCGCTGACCGCTACTACTACGTTATCGAAGACTAG